From Mya arenaria isolate MELC-2E11 chromosome 1, ASM2691426v1, a single genomic window includes:
- the LOC128237607 gene encoding uncharacterized protein LOC128237607 isoform X2, protein MEVSSKETGNHDDQLSQHSAEISDSYPPEAALEDVFDNVNCDRATPYESSVPQCDKMNNDYSLHDLDPTQRPRSFSDVSAGSGRYTFLRKLQGQTDKPKTSMKVFVRRESKTITGQSAKHDDTEFGFHPYQHGIYKQANAISLSVNNIADAETQVPPPKPRLPDNYRRYLDQQLKQFHQVHSKSLDSGSEEGKVEHAQQKYVNVQSVNPEEKRESIAVEHQRVSRPRASVSELPIRTTSGVYKHFDAKFQSELLKKELEKLRTYKHVRKNSETMKQKFESIFRQKSTSDLHVRFVDEMDDQQVGTKDKDIVSDKTGKHTFKQAHSLDSAVIGNRTFPNDIAYNQGGSTGTIQGQSCSYTTDVVRDGRSRTSERGQELGRSKSATALNRQRDEDASHLRDKKGSQLSKSASNLRRNPDTIRRYNAGTHEQIRINVRQKYEADRHNRVESTIPDDPALNLEQELGKGREKLERRASARDHKPVSDNRSDEEKYAALSRNRTLYSKSGPRRRERPLVNKDERMKLTFRDRAIAQSARKLAYVKPNIVVNGSESAQSKLGADVHSHTNIDIQNDLHRSRNTHTKGAIYESKSVPNISSKDQNKQADQRTDPPSEKVIKHSNLHSVPKKVTINEGDKIAMDAKSNQTLDLDKIVIDARSKLCGRSGDIVLKQCRVGSDVVFGLVGVPKPSLETHHKHKEKQPSSNGYLDGQGLVTIRMMPDDQGRFGFNVKGGADQGMPIIVSRVAPNTPADNADPRLNEGDQVLYINGRDVSQHTHEQVVKFIRLSRETRTKELNLIVRPNAYMTDDASDDQPEEFVYDPESYLITNNSGGNALDNSLHLLEESLESGAALAQFEQLYRKKPGMTMNVARSVANVPKNRYRDISPYDQTRVLIKSGPNGDYINANYVNMEIPVSGIVNRYIAAQGPLPTTCVDFWQMVWEQHSSLVVMLTTEVEKGRIKCHQYWPGLYETSDFGHLQITCVKEEKSPSFAFREFNLTNVESEEERHISHMQYISWPDHGVPDDPADFLDFVVKVRQKRVGVVEPSVVHCSAGIGRTGVLITMETAMCLIEANQPVFPLSIVRQMRDQRAMLIQTPNQYKFVCEAIIRCFSERIVEPLPEYQQR, encoded by the exons ATGGAAGTTAGTTCTAAAGAAACTGGTAACCATGACGACCAACTGTCTCAACATAGTGCTGAAATATCAGACTCATATCCACCAGAAGCTGCCTTGGAAGATGTGTTTGACAATGTTAATTGTGACAGAGCAACTCCCTACGAGTCTTCAGTACCACAATGCgataaaatgaataatgattattcactgcatgaccttgaccccacaCAGAGGCCAAGGTCATTTTCGGATGTATCAGCTGGCAGTGGCAGGTACACATTCTTAAGGAAGTTACAAGGGCAAACAGACAAACCAAAGACTTCAATGAAGGTGTTTGTGCGAAGAGAGAGTAAAACAATTACTGGTCAAAGTGCAAAGCATGATGATACAGAGTTTGGATTTCACCCATACCAGCATGGGATATACAAACAAGCAAATGCTATCTCTCTAAGTGTAAATAACATAGCTGATGCGGAAACACAGGTACCCCCACCGAAGCCCAGGCTACCAGACAACTACAGGCGGTACTTGGACCAACAGCTCAAACAGTTTCATCAGGTCCATAGTAAAAGCCTTGATAGTGGCTCAGAGGAGGGAAAAGTTGAACATGCACagcaaaaatatgttaatgtcCAAAGTGTTAATCCAGAAGAAAAACGTGAAAGTATAGCAGTTGAACATCAAAGAGTTTCAAGGCCCAGGGCTTCAGTATCTGAGCTGCCTATTAGAACCACCAGCggtgtttataaacattttgatgcCAAATTTCAGTCAGAGTTGTTGAAAAAGGAACTGGAAAAGTTGAGAACATACAAACATGTGAGGAAGAATTcagaaacaatgaaacaaaagttTGAAAGTATCTTTAGGCAAAAGTCAACCAGTGATCTTCATGTAAGATTTGTAGATGAAATGGATGATCAGCAAGTTGGCACTAAGGACAAAGACATAGTGTCAGACAAAACAGGTAAACATACATTTAAGCAAGCACACTCTCTGGATTCTGCTGTAATTGGAAATAGAACTTTTCCAAATGACATAGCATATAATCAGGGTGGCAGCACGGGAACTATCCAAGGACAAAGTTGCAGTTACACTACTGATGTGGTCAGAGATGGTAGAAGTAGAACCTCTGAGAGAGGCCAAGAACTGGGTAGATCCAAGTCTGCTACAGCCCTTAACCGACAAAGAGATGAGGATGCAAGTCATCTCAGGGACAAGAAAGGCTCTCAGCTGTCTAAATCTGCATCCAATTTGCGGAGAAACCCTGACACAATACGGAGGTATAATGCAGGTACTCATGAACAAATTCGGATAAATGTCAGACAGAAATATGAAGCTGACAGGCACAACCGAGTGGAGTCCACAATACCCGATGATCCAGCCCTCAATCTGGAACAGGAGCTTGGTAAAGGCAGAGAGAAACTGGAGCGAAGGGCGAGTGCACGAGACCACAAGCCTGTCAGTGATAACAGGTCTGATGAAGAGAAATACGCTGCTCTGTCCAGGAATAGAACCCTGTACTCCAAGTCAGGACCTCGTAGGAGGGAAAGACCGCTGGTAAATAAAGACGAGAGAATGAAATTGACATTCAGGGATAGGGCAATTGCTCAAAGTGCTAGAAAACTGGCATATGTTAAGCCAAATATAGTAGTTAATGGTTCTGAAAGTGCTCAAAGCAAACTTGGTGCTGATGTACACAGTCATACCAATATCGATATACAAAATGATCTCCATAGAAGTAGGAATACACACACCAAAGGTGCTATATATGAATCTAAATCTGTGCCAAATATTTCCTCCAAGGACCAAAATAAACAAGCTGACCAAAGAACAGACCCACCTTCtgaaaaagttataaaacattcaaatttacATTCTGTGCCAAAGAAAGTAACTATAAATGAAGGGGATAAGATTGCAATGGATGCAAAAAGTAACCAAACACTTGATTTAGACAAGATTGTGATAGATGCAAGAAGTAAGCTGTGTGGAAGATCCGGAGATATTGTGCTCAAGCAGTGTAGAGTTGGTTCAGATGTTGTGTTTGGATTAGTCGGTGTGCCCAAACCTAGTCTTGAAACACACCATAAACATAAGGAGAAACAG CCGAGCTCAAATGGTTACCTTGATGGACAGGGTTTGGTTACCATCCGGATGATGCCCGATGACCAGGGACGATTTGgcttcaatgtcaag GGTGGGGCTGACCAGGGCATGCCCATTATTGTGTCTAGGGTGGCGCCCAACACGCCCGCAGACAACGCTGACCCACGGCTGAATGAGGGTGACCAGGTGCTATATATAAACGGGCGGGATGTCTCCCAACACACACATGAACAG GTTGTGAAATTTATAAGGCTATCGCGGGAGACGCGCACCAAAGAGCTAAATCTGATCGTTCGTCCCAATG CTTACATGACGGACGATGCTTCAGATGACCAGCCAGAGGAGTTTGTGTATGACCCGGAGTCGTACCTCATCACTAACAATAGTGGCGGTAATGCCCTCGACAACTCCCTACATCTACTGGAGGAGAGCCTCGAAAGTGGTGCTGCGCTTGCTCAATTTGAA caACTGTACAGGAAGAAGCCAGGGATGACGATGAATGTGGCCCGTAGCGTGGCCAATGTACCAAAGAACAGATATCGGGACATCTCCCCAT ATGATCAGACAAGGGTGCTGATAAAGAGTGGCCCTAACGGAGATTACATCAATGCCAATTATGTAAAT ATGGAGATCCCTGTGTCTGGGATTGTGAACCGGTACATTGCGGCGCAGGGCCCGCTACCGACGACGTGTGTTGACTTCTGGCAGATGGTGTGGGAGCAGCACTCATCACTGGTCGTCATGTTGACGACAGAGGTGGAGAAGGGGCGTATCAAGTGTCATCAGTACTGGCCCGGGCTGTACGAGACCTCAGACTTCGGCCATCTCCAGATCACTTGTGTGAAGGAGGAGAAGTCACCCTCGTTTGCATTTAGGGAGTTCAACCTTACAAACGTCGAG TCAGAAGAGGAGCGTCACATATCGCATATGCAATATATATCGTGGCCTGACCACGGTGTGCCTGACGATCCTGCAGACTTCCTCGACTTTGTTGTGAAGGTGCGACAAAAACGTGTGGGAGTTGTGGAGCCATCTGTCGTACATTGCAG tGCGGGTATTGGGCGGACGGGTGTGTTGATCACCATGGAGACGGCCATGTGTCTGATTGAGGCAAACCAGCCCGTGTTCCCTCTTTCCATTGTGCGCCAGATGAGGGACCAGCGAGCCATGCTTATACAGACTCCC aacCAGTACAAATTCGTGTGTGAAGCAATCATTAGGTGTTTTAGTG AACGGATAGTGGAACCTTTGCCCGAGTATCAGCAGAGATGA
- the LOC128237607 gene encoding uncharacterized protein LOC128237607 isoform X1 — translation MEVSSKETGNHDDQLSQHSAEISDSYPPEAALEDVFDNVNCDRATPYESSVPQCDKMNNDYSLHDLDPTQRPRSFSDVSAGSGRYTFLRKLQGQTDKPKTSMKVFVRRESKTITGQSAKHDDTEFGFHPYQHGIYKQANAISLSVNNIADAETQVPPPKPRLPDNYRRYLDQQLKQFHQVHSKSLDSGSEEGKVEHAQQKYVNVQSVNPEEKRESIAVEHQRVSRPRASVSELPIRTTSGVYKHFDAKFQSELLKKELEKLRTYKHVRKNSETMKQKFESIFRQKSTSDLHVRFVDEMDDQQVGTKDKDIVSDKTGKHTFKQAHSLDSAVIGNRTFPNDIAYNQGGSTGTIQGQSCSYTTDVVRDGRSRTSERGQELGRSKSATALNRQRDEDASHLRDKKGSQLSKSASNLRRNPDTIRRYNAGTHEQIRINVRQKYEADRHNRVESTIPDDPALNLEQELGKGREKLERRASARDHKPVSDNRSDEEKYAALSRNRTLYSKSGPRRRERPLVNKDERMKLTFRDRAIAQSARKLAYVKPNIVVNGSESAQSKLGADVHSHTNIDIQNDLHRSRNTHTKGAIYESKSVPNISSKDQNKQADQRTDPPSEKVIKHSNLHSVPKKVTINEGDKIAMDAKSNQTLDLDKIVIDARSKLCGRSGDIVLKQCRVGSDVVFGLVGVPKPSLETHHKHKEKQPSSNGYLDGQGLVTIRMMPDDQGRFGFNVKGGADQGMPIIVSRVAPNTPADNADPRLNEGDQVLYINGRDVSQHTHEQVVMFIRASRERHSGELVLKVRPNAYMTDDASDDQPEEFVYDPESYLITNNSGGNALDNSLHLLEESLESGAALAQFEQLYRKKPGMTMNVARSVANVPKNRYRDISPYDQTRVLIKSGPNGDYINANYVNMEIPVSGIVNRYIAAQGPLPTTCVDFWQMVWEQHSSLVVMLTTEVEKGRIKCHQYWPGLYETSDFGHLQITCVKEEKSPSFAFREFNLTNVESEEERHISHMQYISWPDHGVPDDPADFLDFVVKVRQKRVGVVEPSVVHCSAGIGRTGVLITMETAMCLIEANQPVFPLSIVRQMRDQRAMLIQTPNQYKFVCEAIIRCFSERIVEPLPEYQQR, via the exons ATGGAAGTTAGTTCTAAAGAAACTGGTAACCATGACGACCAACTGTCTCAACATAGTGCTGAAATATCAGACTCATATCCACCAGAAGCTGCCTTGGAAGATGTGTTTGACAATGTTAATTGTGACAGAGCAACTCCCTACGAGTCTTCAGTACCACAATGCgataaaatgaataatgattattcactgcatgaccttgaccccacaCAGAGGCCAAGGTCATTTTCGGATGTATCAGCTGGCAGTGGCAGGTACACATTCTTAAGGAAGTTACAAGGGCAAACAGACAAACCAAAGACTTCAATGAAGGTGTTTGTGCGAAGAGAGAGTAAAACAATTACTGGTCAAAGTGCAAAGCATGATGATACAGAGTTTGGATTTCACCCATACCAGCATGGGATATACAAACAAGCAAATGCTATCTCTCTAAGTGTAAATAACATAGCTGATGCGGAAACACAGGTACCCCCACCGAAGCCCAGGCTACCAGACAACTACAGGCGGTACTTGGACCAACAGCTCAAACAGTTTCATCAGGTCCATAGTAAAAGCCTTGATAGTGGCTCAGAGGAGGGAAAAGTTGAACATGCACagcaaaaatatgttaatgtcCAAAGTGTTAATCCAGAAGAAAAACGTGAAAGTATAGCAGTTGAACATCAAAGAGTTTCAAGGCCCAGGGCTTCAGTATCTGAGCTGCCTATTAGAACCACCAGCggtgtttataaacattttgatgcCAAATTTCAGTCAGAGTTGTTGAAAAAGGAACTGGAAAAGTTGAGAACATACAAACATGTGAGGAAGAATTcagaaacaatgaaacaaaagttTGAAAGTATCTTTAGGCAAAAGTCAACCAGTGATCTTCATGTAAGATTTGTAGATGAAATGGATGATCAGCAAGTTGGCACTAAGGACAAAGACATAGTGTCAGACAAAACAGGTAAACATACATTTAAGCAAGCACACTCTCTGGATTCTGCTGTAATTGGAAATAGAACTTTTCCAAATGACATAGCATATAATCAGGGTGGCAGCACGGGAACTATCCAAGGACAAAGTTGCAGTTACACTACTGATGTGGTCAGAGATGGTAGAAGTAGAACCTCTGAGAGAGGCCAAGAACTGGGTAGATCCAAGTCTGCTACAGCCCTTAACCGACAAAGAGATGAGGATGCAAGTCATCTCAGGGACAAGAAAGGCTCTCAGCTGTCTAAATCTGCATCCAATTTGCGGAGAAACCCTGACACAATACGGAGGTATAATGCAGGTACTCATGAACAAATTCGGATAAATGTCAGACAGAAATATGAAGCTGACAGGCACAACCGAGTGGAGTCCACAATACCCGATGATCCAGCCCTCAATCTGGAACAGGAGCTTGGTAAAGGCAGAGAGAAACTGGAGCGAAGGGCGAGTGCACGAGACCACAAGCCTGTCAGTGATAACAGGTCTGATGAAGAGAAATACGCTGCTCTGTCCAGGAATAGAACCCTGTACTCCAAGTCAGGACCTCGTAGGAGGGAAAGACCGCTGGTAAATAAAGACGAGAGAATGAAATTGACATTCAGGGATAGGGCAATTGCTCAAAGTGCTAGAAAACTGGCATATGTTAAGCCAAATATAGTAGTTAATGGTTCTGAAAGTGCTCAAAGCAAACTTGGTGCTGATGTACACAGTCATACCAATATCGATATACAAAATGATCTCCATAGAAGTAGGAATACACACACCAAAGGTGCTATATATGAATCTAAATCTGTGCCAAATATTTCCTCCAAGGACCAAAATAAACAAGCTGACCAAAGAACAGACCCACCTTCtgaaaaagttataaaacattcaaatttacATTCTGTGCCAAAGAAAGTAACTATAAATGAAGGGGATAAGATTGCAATGGATGCAAAAAGTAACCAAACACTTGATTTAGACAAGATTGTGATAGATGCAAGAAGTAAGCTGTGTGGAAGATCCGGAGATATTGTGCTCAAGCAGTGTAGAGTTGGTTCAGATGTTGTGTTTGGATTAGTCGGTGTGCCCAAACCTAGTCTTGAAACACACCATAAACATAAGGAGAAACAG CCGAGCTCAAATGGTTACCTTGATGGACAGGGTTTGGTTACCATCCGGATGATGCCCGATGACCAGGGACGATTTGgcttcaatgtcaag GGTGGGGCTGACCAGGGCATGCCCATTATTGTGTCTAGGGTGGCGCCCAACACGCCCGCAGACAACGCTGACCCACGGCTGAATGAGGGTGACCAGGTGCTATATATAAACGGGCGGGATGTCTCCCAACACACACATGAACAG GTTGTCATGTTTATTCGAGCCTCGCGTGAAAGGCATTCTGGTGAGCTTGTGCTAAAGGTTCGACCAAATG CTTACATGACGGACGATGCTTCAGATGACCAGCCAGAGGAGTTTGTGTATGACCCGGAGTCGTACCTCATCACTAACAATAGTGGCGGTAATGCCCTCGACAACTCCCTACATCTACTGGAGGAGAGCCTCGAAAGTGGTGCTGCGCTTGCTCAATTTGAA caACTGTACAGGAAGAAGCCAGGGATGACGATGAATGTGGCCCGTAGCGTGGCCAATGTACCAAAGAACAGATATCGGGACATCTCCCCAT ATGATCAGACAAGGGTGCTGATAAAGAGTGGCCCTAACGGAGATTACATCAATGCCAATTATGTAAAT ATGGAGATCCCTGTGTCTGGGATTGTGAACCGGTACATTGCGGCGCAGGGCCCGCTACCGACGACGTGTGTTGACTTCTGGCAGATGGTGTGGGAGCAGCACTCATCACTGGTCGTCATGTTGACGACAGAGGTGGAGAAGGGGCGTATCAAGTGTCATCAGTACTGGCCCGGGCTGTACGAGACCTCAGACTTCGGCCATCTCCAGATCACTTGTGTGAAGGAGGAGAAGTCACCCTCGTTTGCATTTAGGGAGTTCAACCTTACAAACGTCGAG TCAGAAGAGGAGCGTCACATATCGCATATGCAATATATATCGTGGCCTGACCACGGTGTGCCTGACGATCCTGCAGACTTCCTCGACTTTGTTGTGAAGGTGCGACAAAAACGTGTGGGAGTTGTGGAGCCATCTGTCGTACATTGCAG tGCGGGTATTGGGCGGACGGGTGTGTTGATCACCATGGAGACGGCCATGTGTCTGATTGAGGCAAACCAGCCCGTGTTCCCTCTTTCCATTGTGCGCCAGATGAGGGACCAGCGAGCCATGCTTATACAGACTCCC aacCAGTACAAATTCGTGTGTGAAGCAATCATTAGGTGTTTTAGTG AACGGATAGTGGAACCTTTGCCCGAGTATCAGCAGAGATGA